Proteins co-encoded in one Stomoxys calcitrans chromosome 5, idStoCalc2.1, whole genome shotgun sequence genomic window:
- the LOC106080728 gene encoding probable H/ACA ribonucleoprotein complex subunit 1: MGFGGGGGRGRGGGGGGGGGGFGGGRGRGGGGGRGGFGGRGGGGGGRGGFGGRDRGNFNQGPPDRVIPLGHFAYKCEDDLVCKVEIDDVPYFNAPIFLENKEQIGKIDEIFGTVKDYSVSVKLSENMNASSFKQNQKLFIDPSKLLPIARFLPKPPQPKGAKKKGPAGGVGGGRGGGGGRGGGFGRGGGGGRGGGGGFGRGGGGGRGGGGGGFGRGGGGGGFGRGGGGGGRGGGGGRGRW, translated from the coding sequence ATGGGCTTTGGTGGAGGCGGAGGACGTGGCCgtggtggcggtggtggtggtggtggcggcggcTTCGGTGGAGGTCGTGGTCGAGGAGGCGGTGGTGGCCGTGGAGGATTTGGTGGAcgtggcggtggtggtggaggtCGTGGCGGTTTTGGTGGTCGCGATCGTGGAAACTTCAACCAAGGACCACCAGATCGTGTCATACCCTTGGGTCATTTCGCCTACAAATGTGAAGATGATTTGGTGTGCAAAGTCGAAATTGATGATGTGCCCTATTTCAATGCTCCCATCTTTTTGGAAAATAAAGAACAAATCGGTAAAATTGACGAGATATTCGGCACCGTCAAAGACTATTCGGTATCGGTGAAGCTGTCGGAGAACATGAATGCCAGCAGTTTTAAGCAAAACCAAAAACTGTTTATTGATCCCTCGAAACTGCTGCCCATAGCCAGGTTTTTGCCCAAACCTCCACAACCTAAGGGAGCCAAAAAGAAGGGTCCTGCTGGAGGTGTTGGTGGTGGTAGAGGTGGTGGCGGCGGTAGAGGAGGTGGTTTCGGCAGAGGTGGTGGAGGAGGCCGTGGTGGAGGCGGTGGCTTTGGTAGAGGAGGAGGTGGAGGTCGCGGAGGTGGTGGAGGCGGTTTTGGCCGTGGCGGAGGAGGTGGTGGCTTTGGCAGAGGAGGCGGTGGCGGCGGTCGTGGAGGAGGTGGAGGCCGAGGACGCTGGTAA